Below is a genomic region from Amphiura filiformis chromosome 19, Afil_fr2py, whole genome shotgun sequence.
ATTCTATCATGTAGAAGGTGACGCAGCACAATTTCACACCACTAGATTTCACCTGAGCTCGACACTTTAGATGCTTAGGCCTAAAAGTTAGGTAAACTTCAAAATAAACTAATTAACAAGTTCGGTATCTGTTCTATTATGCAGAAcagggcagcgaaaaataatttcctttctgggaacgtgaactgttgtttgaaatattttctgcgagcgTGGAGCCGGAGCGCGAGCATGAACACAATTATTaaacaggtggggtccaggggcaaagccccggcgcaGTCTTagaattaatttgcgcgaagcgcacaaaaattggcacttttttttttaatgaccaaatatggggttaattttggttagaaacccatatacaggcgtcaattttgtggggatgattgtatggaccatcccctaacaatatattgggggatttatgccCCTCCCACcccggatctacccctatgtcatTAGCTaaaatgactgtttggagttattactcattggagtcatagtgttacacccaaattgtaaagtgcgcacattttgttgatttgtagcttgagattacaaaattgaatacttaacattcgTGCGCGCGGAGCGtgcaaaatttttggaatgtacatgccttcttgtACATTTTACTCCTGAATTTTACCCtcgaatttttttgatccccctctattaaggactgaattgtttttgatcccccctttttaggacccaaaatccTATATAGTTATTGAACattaatttagttccaaagatgtgaacagttgaagtttttccaaaacaatatgcaacaaaaaaattatttccttggcaaatcaatgaaaaacctgcttttctgGGGAACGAATCCTACTTATGCTATATTCATTCCTGTCACTGGCGTTTAGTTTTATTTATCAGTTATCGTCGCAGAAagttcgcagaaaatatttcacgagtgatcgtgttcacagaatattttcagagcttcagaaaatgatattaaagattatttttcccgtcttgattttttctgcgactctgaatttttttctgggaacgccggtaccacgataccggtgATTTCGTAGCCCTGATGCAGAAGATCGAAGGTGATCCTATGTCTTCGAAAAACTTTATCCCCAAAGAAAATCGTAAACCTACCAGTATAAATAGCTGCTGTTCCGGGGGTTACATTTTCATCAATATGTGTCAGCCCTAGATTGTATATGGTAGATGCACCCAGAGCATGAAGCATTTGTGCCACAATAAACACGGCATAATACTTCTGCAGATTTTCATCATCACCGTCACAAGGATCTGTGACTGTACGATTGACATCACAGGTATCGAATACGGCACCCTCGGCGTTATATGGACCCGCCAAATAATGCGGTAAAGTAAACGTTATTGAGCCAAGTGAAAATATTATGGCACTAATTCCTATCAAGCGAGGTTTGTGACCATTTTCTCCAAAATAGGTTACAAAAACCACAAAGAACATACCGAACAAATCATACGAGCTCGATATAAAAGCACTTTGCACGCTCGTAAGATTGAATCTTCGTTCTAAAGTTGAAATCATGGTATAGACTAGCCCATTGACTGCCATTCCCTGAGTGAAACAATAGAGACATAGGACGAATAGGAAGCATTTAGAATTGTTGAGCATTTGCATGCATTTTGGTCGACAAGAACCGTATCCATACGGTTTCAATTCCTCCTCGTCTAATATCTCGTTATCAGTTTGGTCTTTTGAGGTACCATTGCGTTCAGCAGTTGCAGCATTTTCCTGTTTGTCTCCTGTGTCTGAATAGCCTTCGTTGTCGTATGATGTAGGTACTTCGCGTTCAGAGTCTGAGGAAGCCATGTTGAAAATAAGACA
It encodes:
- the LOC140140552 gene encoding solute carrier organic anion transporter family member 4A1-like, with protein sequence MASSDSEREVPTSYDNEGYSDTGDKQENAATAERNGTSKDQTDNEILDEEELKPYGYGSCRPKCMQMLNNSKCFLFVLCLYCFTQGMAVNGLVYTMISTLERRFNLTSVQSAFISSSYDLFGMFFVVFVTYFGENGHKPRLIGISAIIFSLGSITFTLPHYLAGPYNAEGAVFDTCDVNRTVTDPCDGDDENLQKYYAVFIVAQMLHALGASTIYNLGLTHIDENVTPGTAAIYTGYTEAQKKRRNETRSGSQFQSQNKISQFPKAVLALLKNPTYVLITVGVIAEAFLLAFVSVFGPKIVESLFNVTASTAALLAGVVPGPIAFGALLDRACLLWEYECDGSQNCWLCDNSQITIYLVLMTSACRLVSIIAFTGAVLVYKPPTEGAYQEDEEKAVYDVEMN